Genomic DNA from Cucumis melo cultivar AY chromosome 10, USDA_Cmelo_AY_1.0, whole genome shotgun sequence:
GAAGATGTTCATGGGGGTTTAGCTAGAGACAACTGTTGATGGTGATCCACGACTAATTATAAGAGGTAGAAGATGAAGGGAGAATTTTTTTCATACCCATTTATTCAATAAAGACCTCTTTTCCAAATCAATGTGCTTGGTTTATTATTCCCGAAAATTTGATCCAATCCGCCTAATAAACCTAACAGATGGCTTTAGATTACCCTAATTCCAAAAGGAGAACGTATGTTTTTCCCACCAAAATCCCTTCCTTGGTTCAAACAAAACCCCTTCTCGCTTCAAAAACTTTGTGAAGTGCCGGTAGGGTTTAAGGCCAAAACCAAAACCCCTTAAACCATAAGCTTCCTCAATTTCTCTCTACCCTCGAGTGTCTTCCTTCAACAATCTCTCCCACTCAAACTCATCTTGGAATGGTCAAAGAAGCCCTCCAATTCTTGGCTCACCTCCGACGAATCTCCCGTTTTCCCTCCCCTTTCACCTGCAACAAGCTTCTCCACTCTCTCATCAACTCCGGCTGCGGCCACCTCTCCGCCAAATTGCTTATCCACTTGCTCTCCAAAGGGTACACTCCTCATCCATCTTCTTTCAATTCCATCATCTCCTTTTTCTGTAGATCAGGAAATGTGAAATTTGCCGAACAAATTTTCATTTCGATGTCTAGGTTTGGGTGCTCCCCTGATATTGTATCCTACAATTCTTTGTTAGATGGGTATTGTTCGAGTTGTCAAATTCAGAAAGCTTGCTTTCTTGTGAATAGAGTTCGTGGGTGTGAGTTAAATAGGCCTgatttggttatgtttaataTACTGTTTAAGGGGTTTGCTAAAGTTTATATGAAGAATGAGGCATTTATGTATTTGGGTCTGATGTGGAAATACTATTTGCCTAGTATTGTTACTTACGGTACGTTTGTTGATATGTTCTGTAAGATGGGGGATATGGAGATGGGTAATAGAATGTTTTTGGATATGATGAAGGTTGGGATTGTGCCTAATTTGATTGTTTTTAGCTCCTTGATTGATGGCTATTGTAAGGCTGGGAGTTTGGATGTTGCATTTGAATACTTCGAGAGAATGAAGGAATGTTCCGTTCGGCCAAATGAGTTTACATATTCCACGTTGATTGATGGTTGCTCCAAGCGTGGGATGTTGGCAAGAGCTGACTCTTTGTTTGAAAAGATGTTGAGTGCTAGTATTCTGCCTAATTGTACGGTTTTTAGCTCCTTGATTGATGGCTATTGCAAGGCTGGGAGTTTGGATGTTGCATTTGAATACTTTGAGAGAATGAAGGAATATTCGGTTCGGCCAAATGAGTTTACATATTCTAGGTTGATCGATGGCTGCTCCAAGCATGGGATGTTGGCAAGAGCTGACTCTTTGTTTGAAAATATGTTGAGTGCTAGTATTCTGCCTAATTGTAGGGTTTATAACACCTTGATTGATGGCTATTGCAAGGCTGGGAGTTTGGATGTTGCACTTGAATACtttgaaagaatgaaagaatttTCGGTTCAGCCAGATGAGTTTACATATTCCAGGTTGATTGATGGTTGCTCCAAGCGTGGGATGTTGGCAAAAGCTGACTCTTTGTTTGAAAAGATGTTGAGTGCTAGTATTCTGCCTAATTGTAGGGTTTTTAGCTCCTTGATTGATGGCTATTGCAAGGCTGGGAGTTTGGATGTTGCGCTTGAATACTTTGAGAGAATGAAGGAATGCTCGGTTCGGCCAGATGAGTTTACATATTCCAGGTTGATTGATGGTTGCTCCAAGAGTGGGATGTTGGCAAAAGCTGACTCTTTGTTTGAAAATATGTTGAGTGCTAGTATTCTGCCTAATTGTAAGGTTTTTAGCTCCTTGATTGATGGCTATTGCAAGGCTGGGAATTTGGATGTTGCATTTGAATACTTTGAGAAAATGAAGGAATGCTCAGTTCGGCCAAATGAGTTTACATATTCCAGGTTGATTGATGGTTGCTCCAAGCGTGGGATGTTGGCAAGAGCTGACTCTTTGTTTGAAAAGATGTTGAGTGCCAGTATTCTGCCTAATTGTACGGTTTACACTTCGATAATAGATGGTCATTTTAAGAAGGGAAATGTTGACGATGCGATAAAGTATATTAATCAGATGTTTGATCAGGATATAAAACTAGATTTAACAGCATATACAGTAATTATTTCAGGCTTTCATAGAGTTGGTAGGT
This window encodes:
- the LOC103493450 gene encoding pentatricopeptide repeat-containing protein At2g01740 isoform X3, with protein sequence MVKEALQFLAHLRRISRFPSPFTCNKLLHSLINSGCGHLSAKLLIHLLSKGYTPHPSSFNSIISFFCRSGNVKFAEQIFISMSRFGCSPDIVSYNSLLDGYCSSCQIQKACFLVNRVRGCELNRPDLVMFNILFKGFAKVYMKNEAFMYLGLMWKYYLPSIVTYGTFVDMFCKMGDMEMGNRMFLDMMKVGIVPNLIVFSSLIDGYCKAGSLDVAFEYFERMKECSVRPNEFTYSTLIDGCSKRGMLARADSLFEKMLSASILPNCTVFSSLIDGYCKAGSLDVAFEYFERMKEYSVRPNEFTYSRLIDGCSKHGMLARADSLFENMLSASILPNCRVYNTLIDGYCKAGSLDVALEYFERMKEFSVQPDEFTYSRLIDGCSKRGMLAKADSLFEKMLSASILPNCRVFSSLIDGYCKAGSLDVALEYFERMKECSVRPDEFTYSRLIDGCSKRGMLARADSLFEKMLSASILPNCTVYTSIIDGHFKKGNVDDAIKYINQMFDQDIKLDLTAYTVIISGFHRVGRFDKSMEAAEYVAKKGLLPDRIILTAIMDVHFKAGNIKEALNAYKILLAKGFEADVATLSALMDGLSKHGYLQKARRYFVKEKANEILYTVFIDALCKEGNLDEAEKMIKEMSEAGFVPDKFVYTSLIAELCKQGNLLKAFMVKKRMVQEHIEPDLLTYSSLISGLAEKGLMIEAKQVFDDMLNKGITPDFVAYDILIRGYHNQGNGAAISGLHDEMRKRGITVED
- the LOC103493450 gene encoding pentatricopeptide repeat-containing protein At2g01740 isoform X1; amino-acid sequence: MVKEALQFLAHLRRISRFPSPFTCNKLLHSLINSGCGHLSAKLLIHLLSKGYTPHPSSFNSIISFFCRSGNVKFAEQIFISMSRFGCSPDIVSYNSLLDGYCSSCQIQKACFLVNRVRGCELNRPDLVMFNILFKGFAKVYMKNEAFMYLGLMWKYYLPSIVTYGTFVDMFCKMGDMEMGNRMFLDMMKVGIVPNLIVFSSLIDGYCKAGSLDVAFEYFERMKECSVRPNEFTYSTLIDGCSKRGMLARADSLFEKMLSASILPNCTVFSSLIDGYCKAGSLDVAFEYFERMKEYSVRPNEFTYSRLIDGCSKHGMLARADSLFENMLSASILPNCRVYNTLIDGYCKAGSLDVALEYFERMKEFSVQPDEFTYSRLIDGCSKRGMLAKADSLFEKMLSASILPNCRVFSSLIDGYCKAGSLDVALEYFERMKECSVRPDEFTYSRLIDGCSKSGMLAKADSLFENMLSASILPNCKVFSSLIDGYCKAGNLDVAFEYFEKMKECSVRPNEFTYSRLIDGCSKRGMLARADSLFEKMLSASILPNCTVYTSIIDGHFKKGNVDDAIKYINQMFDQDIKLDLTAYTVIISGFHRVGRFDKSMEAAEYVAKKGLLPDRIILTAIMDVHFKAGNIKEALNAYKILLAKGFEADVATLSALMDGLSKHGYLQKARRYFVKEKANEILYTVFIDALCKEGNLDEAEKMIKEMSEAGFVPDKFVYTSLIAELCKQGNLLKAFMVKKRMVQEHIEPDLLTYSSLISGLAEKGLMIEAKQVFDDMLNKGITPDFVAYDILIRGYHNQGNGAAISGLHDEMRKRGITVED
- the LOC103493450 gene encoding pentatricopeptide repeat-containing protein At2g01740 isoform X2; this encodes MVKEALQFLAHLRRISRFPSPFTCNKLLHSLINSGCGHLSAKLLIHLLSKGFGCSPDIVSYNSLLDGYCSSCQIQKACFLVNRVRGCELNRPDLVMFNILFKGFAKVYMKNEAFMYLGLMWKYYLPSIVTYGTFVDMFCKMGDMEMGNRMFLDMMKVGIVPNLIVFSSLIDGYCKAGSLDVAFEYFERMKECSVRPNEFTYSTLIDGCSKRGMLARADSLFEKMLSASILPNCTVFSSLIDGYCKAGSLDVAFEYFERMKEYSVRPNEFTYSRLIDGCSKHGMLARADSLFENMLSASILPNCRVYNTLIDGYCKAGSLDVALEYFERMKEFSVQPDEFTYSRLIDGCSKRGMLAKADSLFEKMLSASILPNCRVFSSLIDGYCKAGSLDVALEYFERMKECSVRPDEFTYSRLIDGCSKSGMLAKADSLFENMLSASILPNCKVFSSLIDGYCKAGNLDVAFEYFEKMKECSVRPNEFTYSRLIDGCSKRGMLARADSLFEKMLSASILPNCTVYTSIIDGHFKKGNVDDAIKYINQMFDQDIKLDLTAYTVIISGFHRVGRFDKSMEAAEYVAKKGLLPDRIILTAIMDVHFKAGNIKEALNAYKILLAKGFEADVATLSALMDGLSKHGYLQKARRYFVKEKANEILYTVFIDALCKEGNLDEAEKMIKEMSEAGFVPDKFVYTSLIAELCKQGNLLKAFMVKKRMVQEHIEPDLLTYSSLISGLAEKGLMIEAKQVFDDMLNKGITPDFVAYDILIRGYHNQGNGAAISGLHDEMRKRGITVED